A part of Candidatus Jidaibacter acanthamoeba genomic DNA contains:
- the acpS gene encoding holo-ACP synthase, translating into MIKGIGCDIVSINRIKKLVDTWGDKFLGRIFTLSELECANKRKYGYYAYLAKRFAAKEAISKALKTGIGSALSFKECEILNDEKGAPLVNFLRNDLNFKVHLSLSDEKEYAQAFVIIV; encoded by the coding sequence ATGATTAAAGGCATCGGTTGCGATATAGTTTCAATAAATAGGATAAAAAAGTTAGTCGATACATGGGGTGATAAATTCCTTGGCCGTATTTTTACCCTCTCTGAACTTGAGTGTGCGAATAAAAGAAAATATGGGTATTATGCATATCTTGCCAAAAGATTTGCAGCTAAAGAGGCGATATCCAAAGCTTTAAAGACAGGTATAGGCTCTGCGCTCAGCTTTAAGGAATGTGAGATATTAAATGATGAAAAGGGCGCTCCTTTAGTTAATTTTTTAAGAAATGACTTAAATTTTAAAGTGCATTTATCCCTTTCCGATGAAAAAGAATACGCACAAGCCTTTGTAATTATTGTATAA
- a CDS encoding CoA transferase subunit B — translation MAWTDEDICKIVANSELKDGYYVNLGIGLPTLVANYIPRDMQITLQSENGILGMGPFPTKETVDADLINAGKQTITELPQSSYFSSAESFAMIRGGHINVAILGALQVSEAGDLANWIIPNQTVKGMGGAMDLVAGVQRIIVIMDHVTKTGEPKLLKQCTFPLTGISCVDKVVTNFGVFEFEEQQMYLTLIAPGVTLEEIKAKTEAKFTVRLR, via the coding sequence ATGGCTTGGACTGATGAAGATATTTGTAAAATCGTAGCAAATTCAGAATTGAAGGATGGCTATTATGTAAACTTAGGTATTGGACTTCCAACTCTAGTTGCTAATTATATTCCTCGCGATATGCAGATAACTTTGCAAAGCGAAAACGGTATTCTCGGTATGGGACCATTTCCGACCAAGGAAACGGTTGATGCCGACCTTATAAATGCCGGGAAGCAAACAATCACCGAGCTGCCACAAAGTTCATACTTTAGTAGTGCGGAATCATTTGCGATGATTAGGGGAGGGCATATAAATGTTGCAATACTTGGAGCATTGCAAGTCTCGGAAGCTGGAGATTTAGCTAACTGGATTATTCCTAATCAAACCGTAAAAGGTATGGGTGGAGCAATGGATCTAGTTGCCGGAGTGCAAAGAATTATTGTGATTATGGATCATGTAACAAAGACCGGTGAACCTAAACTGCTTAAGCAATGTACATTTCCGCTTACGGGTATAAGTTGTGTGGATAAGGTGGTGACTAACTTTGGAGTTTTCGAGTTTGAAGAGCAGCAAATGTATCTTACCTTAATAGCACCAGGTGTTACCTTAGAAGAAATAAAAGCTAAAACCGAAGCTAAATTTACTGTAAGGTTACGCTAA
- a CDS encoding CoA transferase subunit A: protein MNKVYKNISAALEGIVFDGMTIMVGGFGLCGIPENAIRVIKEMDVKNLTIISNNCGVDDFGLGILLEKNQVKKLIASYVAGNKKIQQKYIAGELELELTPQGTLAERIRAGGAGIPAFYTRTGVGTVVAEGKETREFDGKKYIMERGITADLALIKAHTGDTEGNLVYRKTTRNFHPMMATAAKYTVAEVEQLVEVGKIDPDHIHTPGIYVKRIVKEKFEKRIESLTLSEKVS, encoded by the coding sequence ATGAATAAAGTATATAAGAATATAAGCGCAGCTCTGGAAGGTATCGTCTTTGACGGGATGACTATCATGGTCGGCGGTTTCGGGTTGTGCGGAATACCGGAAAATGCAATCCGAGTAATTAAGGAAATGGATGTCAAAAATTTAACCATTATCAGTAATAATTGCGGGGTAGATGATTTCGGTTTAGGTATTTTACTGGAAAAGAATCAAGTGAAGAAGTTAATTGCTTCATATGTTGCCGGGAATAAAAAAATACAGCAAAAATATATTGCAGGAGAACTGGAATTAGAGCTTACACCCCAAGGAACTTTAGCGGAAAGAATTAGGGCAGGGGGTGCCGGTATACCGGCATTTTATACGAGAACAGGTGTAGGTACCGTTGTTGCGGAAGGCAAGGAAACACGGGAATTTGACGGTAAAAAATATATAATGGAAAGAGGGATAACCGCAGATTTAGCCCTTATTAAAGCTCATACCGGTGATACTGAAGGTAATCTCGTTTATAGGAAAACTACCAGAAATTTCCACCCCATGATGGCTACAGCCGCTAAATATACGGTTGCAGAGGTTGAACAATTGGTTGAGGTAGGAAAAATTGATCCTGATCATATTCATACACCCGGTATATATGTAAAAAGGATTGTAAAAGAAAAATTTGAAAAACGCATAGAGAGTTTAACTTTAAGTGAAAAAGTAAGTTGA
- a CDS encoding efflux RND transporter permease subunit — protein MKLPVFFIKRPVFATIINILIVIIGLLAFKNISLREYPDITTPEITIRIPYPNASAEVVESEIAFTAENELAGINGLTKIKSSSTYGEAKISLKFSEEVEFSKALSDVREKVATMRSMLPKDIKEPQIYENNDDDDPFYYISITNPNKSSEELIHFAFLNIQNNLIGIPGVADAQIWGASYSMQITLNRNKLYLYKINVSDILDKLKLYATNLPAGKINDSIPITLDISCLNEQDFSNIVIKNQGSTTITLKDIADIKLKGNEDFRIRINGKPGIMIAVKKTINSNPLKVSEQLTKKLEKIRQTLPADYIITSEYDKSDFVRFSLNNVKSSIIEAVILVVLIIFLFLRNIRAALIPLITIPICMAGCVAILDMLGFSLNTLTLLAMVLSIGLVVDDAIVILENIYKYIEMGKSPLQAAKEGSKEIGFAVVAMTFTLSSVFIPLAFMQGSIGKLFIEFAVALAGSVVVSGIVALTLSPMLAAKILKPGNHNILPKIDLLIYQIETKYQTLLSKILPKKILLSTTLALLIVGSAIIYNFIPKEMAPKEDRGIVGAFIQKLSGISLNEFDDYSIRVERASDSISEINKKVAFISKHGSQIVNVLNDWSKRKRSAKEVKEEYQEKAKLIPSVQTSIWSEDSNLPGMESDNRGEINFIVKTTLSYRELIKTLDDMVNTLKKIPLFKEVTHNLELNNIGYDLKFNKYKFSQLNILPQHISDLLAVSFDSKYVQNFLKDGISYNVNLSLNYKPKNINEIYIFNNNIPVSLGGFSELKLSAKANELRHHNQMRAAKINIELKPEVNFDQAYKEINNFIHNINEPGIIIDLGEKLEKFRHTYLQMLFLIALAIFFIYAVLAIQFESFIDPLIIIFTVPLGCFGALLFTKLSGNSINIFSQIGIITLIGLISKHGIMIVEFANNIVKEKNASCMEAVIEASKLRLRPIMMTTFAMVFGSVPLILSFGAGAEARNAIGYVLVGGLTIGTIFTLIIIPFMYIVFKSLNKKSLTIT, from the coding sequence ATGAAACTACCGGTTTTTTTTATTAAGAGACCTGTTTTTGCTACAATTATAAATATCTTAATTGTAATTATCGGGTTATTGGCCTTTAAAAACATCAGCCTACGTGAATATCCCGATATAACCACTCCTGAAATAACTATTAGAATTCCTTACCCTAATGCAAGTGCTGAAGTAGTTGAATCGGAGATAGCTTTTACTGCGGAAAATGAACTCGCAGGTATTAACGGCTTAACTAAGATTAAATCATCTTCTACTTATGGAGAAGCTAAAATCTCTCTAAAATTCTCCGAAGAAGTTGAGTTCAGCAAAGCCCTTTCCGATGTTAGAGAGAAAGTTGCAACCATGCGAAGCATGTTACCTAAAGATATAAAAGAACCTCAAATTTATGAAAATAACGACGATGACGATCCTTTTTATTATATCTCAATTACTAACCCCAATAAGAGCTCGGAAGAACTAATACATTTTGCTTTTCTCAACATACAAAATAATTTAATCGGCATTCCGGGCGTAGCTGATGCTCAAATTTGGGGTGCTTCCTATTCAATGCAAATTACCCTAAACCGTAATAAATTATATTTATATAAAATTAATGTATCTGATATACTTGATAAGCTGAAATTATATGCGACCAACCTTCCGGCCGGAAAAATTAATGATTCGATTCCTATTACATTAGATATTTCATGCCTTAATGAGCAAGATTTCAGCAATATAGTTATTAAAAATCAGGGCTCAACTACCATTACCCTAAAAGACATTGCAGACATAAAGTTAAAAGGAAATGAAGACTTTAGGATTAGAATAAACGGCAAGCCCGGAATTATGATAGCAGTTAAGAAAACTATAAATTCCAATCCTCTTAAAGTTTCCGAGCAGCTAACTAAAAAATTAGAAAAGATCCGGCAAACTCTCCCCGCCGATTATATAATAACTTCGGAATATGATAAAAGTGATTTTGTTCGCTTTTCCTTAAACAATGTAAAAAGCTCTATTATAGAAGCAGTTATTCTTGTTGTGCTTATTATATTCCTTTTCCTGAGAAATATAAGAGCAGCATTAATTCCGCTTATTACCATCCCGATATGCATGGCAGGATGTGTTGCTATTTTGGATATGTTGGGGTTTTCTTTGAACACTTTAACTTTACTTGCAATGGTGCTTTCTATTGGCTTAGTAGTGGATGATGCAATTGTAATCTTAGAAAATATATATAAATATATTGAGATGGGCAAATCTCCTCTCCAAGCTGCTAAAGAGGGAAGTAAAGAGATCGGGTTTGCTGTTGTTGCAATGACTTTTACTTTAAGTAGCGTATTTATACCGCTTGCCTTTATGCAGGGAAGTATCGGAAAGCTATTTATTGAATTTGCAGTAGCGCTTGCAGGAAGCGTTGTGGTTTCCGGAATAGTTGCACTTACTCTTTCTCCTATGCTGGCAGCAAAAATTTTAAAACCCGGCAACCACAATATTCTACCGAAAATTGATCTCCTGATTTATCAAATTGAAACTAAATACCAAACTCTATTATCAAAAATTTTACCTAAGAAAATATTATTATCAACTACACTTGCTCTATTAATAGTAGGAAGTGCAATCATATATAACTTTATTCCGAAAGAAATGGCACCTAAGGAAGATCGAGGAATAGTGGGAGCATTCATACAAAAATTATCCGGCATTTCTTTGAATGAGTTTGATGATTATAGCATACGTGTAGAAAGAGCTTCAGATAGTATTAGTGAAATAAATAAGAAAGTTGCTTTTATTTCTAAGCATGGCAGCCAAATTGTAAATGTGCTCAACGATTGGTCGAAGCGGAAGCGTTCCGCAAAAGAAGTAAAAGAAGAATATCAGGAAAAAGCAAAATTAATACCTTCGGTGCAAACCTCCATTTGGAGCGAAGATAGTAACTTACCGGGCATGGAATCTGATAATCGCGGAGAGATAAATTTTATTGTTAAAACAACGCTTAGCTACCGGGAACTAATCAAAACACTTGATGACATGGTTAATACCTTAAAGAAGATCCCTCTTTTTAAAGAAGTAACTCATAACCTGGAATTAAATAATATAGGCTATGATTTAAAATTTAATAAATATAAATTTTCTCAACTTAATATTTTACCCCAACACATATCTGATTTATTAGCTGTTTCTTTTGACAGTAAATATGTTCAAAACTTTTTAAAAGACGGTATCTCTTACAATGTTAATTTATCCTTAAATTATAAACCTAAAAATATTAATGAAATTTATATATTTAATAATAATATACCGGTTTCTCTCGGAGGTTTTTCCGAGCTTAAGTTAAGCGCTAAAGCAAATGAGTTAAGGCATCATAATCAAATGCGTGCGGCTAAAATCAATATCGAATTAAAGCCTGAGGTTAATTTTGACCAAGCATATAAAGAAATTAATAACTTTATACATAATATTAATGAGCCGGGCATTATTATTGATTTAGGTGAAAAGCTGGAAAAATTCCGGCATACTTATTTACAAATGTTATTCCTTATAGCGCTTGCCATATTTTTTATTTATGCGGTTTTGGCAATTCAATTTGAAAGCTTTATCGATCCCTTGATTATCATCTTTACCGTACCCCTCGGTTGCTTTGGTGCACTATTATTTACTAAGCTTAGCGGCAATAGTATAAATATTTTCAGTCAAATCGGGATTATTACTCTTATCGGGTTAATTTCAAAACACGGTATTATGATTGTTGAGTTTGCCAATAACATTGTAAAAGAGAAGAATGCTTCCTGTATGGAAGCAGTAATTGAAGCTTCAAAACTACGCTTAAGACCTATAATGATGACAACTTTTGCGATGGTTTTCGGTTCAGTCCCGTTAATTTTATCCTTTGGAGCAGGCGCTGAAGCAAGAAATGCAATCGGTTATGTTCTTGTTGGCGGCTTAACCATAGGAACAATATTTACCTTAATTATAATTCCTTTTATGTATATTGTTTTTAAATCATTAAATAAAAAAAGCTTAACCATTACTTAA
- a CDS encoding class I SAM-dependent methyltransferase — MNRAYNLKHNNHKYKKLELTCNLCNSSDHELITSKDYEDYKSFKVLCRECGLIYSNPVPTLEGLELYYEQKSERYSGEIFIPKLRRIYRSALRAIYRYNRIKHYLKKGINVLDSSACIGEFVYLLEQKGSHAIGVEHNNYLIQYARNELKINIERHFLDNIKMPEETFDIITAYHILNLCLNPLEVLKKYWSFLKTDGILNLEVPNIDARHIAPYHRFRFKYFYNFNLHTIKMLARRAGFEVVNTIIIPKSMHINMILKKGEPYQDEVSDAQNYVMVRNSIIGYKSLNFLVSPLPYLKAMDNIKKYMVLNKAVKEYSSGKEILDDCFAKIPEFK; from the coding sequence ATGAATAGAGCATATAATTTAAAACATAATAACCACAAATATAAAAAGCTAGAACTTACTTGCAACTTATGTAACTCATCTGATCATGAATTAATAACAAGTAAAGATTATGAGGATTATAAAAGTTTTAAAGTATTGTGCCGTGAATGCGGGTTAATTTATAGTAACCCCGTCCCTACCCTTGAAGGGCTAGAACTTTACTATGAGCAAAAAAGTGAAAGGTATTCCGGTGAAATTTTTATCCCGAAACTAAGAAGAATTTATCGCTCAGCTTTAAGAGCAATTTATCGCTATAACCGAATAAAACATTATTTAAAAAAAGGCATAAATGTCTTAGATAGCAGCGCATGCATCGGGGAATTTGTTTATTTACTCGAGCAGAAAGGAAGCCATGCCATCGGTGTTGAACATAACAATTATCTTATTCAATATGCTAGAAATGAGCTTAAAATTAATATAGAAAGGCATTTTTTAGATAATATTAAAATGCCTGAGGAAACTTTTGACATAATAACTGCATATCACATTTTGAATTTATGTCTTAATCCTTTAGAAGTACTAAAAAAATATTGGAGTTTCTTAAAAACGGATGGAATTTTAAACCTTGAGGTACCTAATATTGATGCAAGGCATATTGCCCCATACCATAGATTTCGGTTTAAATATTTTTATAATTTTAATCTCCACACGATAAAAATGTTAGCAAGGAGAGCAGGATTTGAGGTGGTAAATACAATAATTATCCCCAAGAGCATGCATATAAATATGATACTTAAGAAAGGTGAACCTTATCAAGATGAGGTTAGTGATGCTCAGAATTATGTGATGGTCAGGAATTCTATTATAGGGTATAAAAGCTTAAATTTTCTGGTTTCACCGTTGCCTTATTTAAAAGCAATGGACAATATAAAAAAATATATGGTTTTAAACAAAGCGGTTAAAGAATACTCTTCCGGTAAAGAAATACTGGATGATTGCTTTGCTAAAATACCTGAATTTAAGTAA
- a CDS encoding MFS transporter yields the protein MRAFNIVAAATIGHILEFYDFTIYAVFSVKIGELFFPNSSPLIQILSSLGIFAVGFLMRPLGGLIFGHIGDKLGRRTALTVSVVIMAVATFLIGLMPDYQTIGILAPILLILCRLVQGICVGGEGAGASIFIMEHLNKIKPGLIGGIVNAALTLGILLAIVTGIVLNNIFGVESSAWRYAFILGGVLGIAGLYIRLKVEETPAFEKIISENKVVELPIKAALNTNLKNVIFTIALGAITSTAAYSVMTFLNIFLHKIVGYDTNTALYYSAFANLSLVVLLPLMGVFSDRFGYGKTMAYSCVLMMLFSIPIYQMIASGIMITTLLGILALSTLVAMNYAPLYPVMINLFPPEQRYSGIAFSLNIGIAIFGGTSTMVCLYLVEKTQIIYAGAFFLDGVCALFLTTLYLTKKDKFKKYFFLRRLKELEFSINTENQQSSL from the coding sequence ATGAGGGCGTTTAATATAGTAGCTGCAGCTACCATAGGGCATATATTGGAATTTTACGACTTTACCATTTATGCAGTTTTCAGTGTTAAAATCGGAGAATTATTTTTTCCGAATAGCTCCCCTTTAATTCAAATACTTTCAAGTCTTGGAATATTTGCCGTCGGTTTTTTAATGCGCCCCCTGGGAGGCCTTATTTTCGGGCATATTGGAGATAAGCTCGGCAGAAGAACTGCTCTTACAGTATCGGTTGTAATAATGGCAGTTGCAACTTTCTTAATCGGTTTAATGCCTGATTATCAAACTATAGGTATACTGGCACCGATACTGCTAATATTATGTAGACTAGTACAAGGCATATGCGTTGGTGGTGAGGGTGCAGGCGCTTCCATTTTCATTATGGAACACTTAAATAAGATTAAACCGGGTTTAATCGGCGGGATCGTCAATGCTGCCCTAACTTTAGGTATATTACTTGCTATAGTAACCGGAATTGTACTTAATAATATATTCGGCGTAGAAAGCTCTGCATGGAGATACGCATTTATACTCGGCGGCGTGCTTGGAATCGCAGGTTTATATATTAGGCTTAAGGTTGAAGAAACTCCGGCATTTGAAAAAATTATTAGTGAAAATAAAGTAGTAGAACTTCCAATCAAGGCTGCGCTGAATACTAACTTAAAAAACGTTATTTTTACTATAGCCTTAGGTGCAATAACCAGCACTGCCGCTTATTCAGTGATGACTTTTTTGAATATTTTTCTTCATAAGATTGTGGGGTATGATACCAATACAGCATTATATTACAGTGCATTTGCAAACTTAAGTTTAGTTGTACTATTGCCGCTTATGGGAGTTTTTTCCGATAGGTTCGGTTACGGAAAAACTATGGCATATTCATGTGTATTAATGATGCTGTTTTCCATCCCTATTTATCAAATGATTGCAAGTGGGATCATGATTACTACCCTACTCGGTATTCTTGCCCTTTCAACTTTAGTCGCAATGAACTATGCACCGCTTTACCCGGTAATGATAAATCTATTCCCGCCTGAGCAAAGATATTCCGGTATTGCATTTAGCCTTAATATAGGGATAGCTATATTCGGCGGCACAAGCACGATGGTATGTTTATATTTAGTTGAGAAAACTCAAATAATATACGCCGGAGCATTCTTTCTGGATGGGGTGTGTGCACTATTCCTTACTACTCTTTACTTAACTAAAAAGGATAAATTTAAGAAATATTTTTTCCTGCGTAGGCTTAAAGAATTAGAATTTTCAATAAATACGGAAAACCAGCAAAGCTCTTTATAA
- a CDS encoding efflux RND transporter periplasmic adaptor subunit produces MLRIILLLCALLPFNLYAQEAKLVETIIAKKQVFTSQVNLIGTITSKQETVFTAKYNGILTEIYLSDGATAKRGTIIAELENEDTSNNYQLATQSEKIAREQYDRALKLHTQGYLKREEFEDKKQKWHLERQNLTKAKKQLEDSYLRAPFDGKLGIFKAKQGSHLKAGSEIVAFYNPNQMQIELNIPENLAAKISTNTEVLVLGKKFKISSIEYIVNKETRMVDAKIDLDEGDNHLNFMIGNIVEVFIIMNKKEAALVIPKSAIFMKEGKSHLFKIKEGKALSFEVKIGEQTDKMVEIIEGLEEGDSVILYGQSNIQDGNPVEVYSK; encoded by the coding sequence ATGTTAAGAATTATATTATTGTTATGCGCTTTACTTCCTTTCAATTTATATGCGCAAGAAGCAAAGCTGGTCGAAACCATAATTGCAAAAAAGCAAGTTTTTACCTCGCAAGTTAACCTGATCGGCACTATAACTTCAAAGCAGGAGACGGTATTTACCGCTAAGTATAACGGAATTTTAACCGAGATATACTTGAGTGACGGCGCTACCGCTAAAAGGGGTACTATAATCGCCGAATTAGAAAATGAGGATACTTCAAATAATTACCAGCTTGCAACTCAATCGGAGAAAATAGCTAGGGAACAATATGATCGTGCTTTAAAACTTCATACTCAAGGTTATTTAAAACGAGAAGAGTTTGAAGATAAAAAGCAAAAATGGCACCTTGAAAGGCAAAATTTAACTAAAGCTAAAAAACAACTAGAGGATAGCTACCTCAGAGCTCCCTTTGATGGCAAACTTGGAATATTTAAAGCTAAACAAGGCTCTCACTTAAAAGCAGGAAGTGAGATAGTGGCTTTTTATAACCCTAATCAAATGCAGATTGAATTAAATATTCCTGAAAATTTAGCAGCTAAAATTAGTACTAATACTGAAGTTTTAGTATTGGGTAAAAAATTTAAAATTAGCTCAATTGAATATATTGTAAATAAAGAAACTCGAATGGTTGATGCTAAAATTGATTTAGACGAGGGAGATAATCATTTAAATTTTATGATCGGTAATATTGTTGAAGTTTTTATTATAATGAATAAAAAAGAAGCAGCCTTAGTTATACCAAAAAGCGCTATTTTTATGAAAGAAGGAAAAAGTCATCTATTTAAAATTAAGGAAGGTAAAGCTTTATCTTTTGAAGTAAAAATTGGAGAACAAACTGATAAGATGGTAGAAATAATTGAGGGTCTGGAGGAAGGGGATAGTGTTATCTTATACGGTCAAAGCAATATCCAAGACGGCAACCCTGTTGAAGTGTACAGCAAATGA